Part of the Amphiura filiformis chromosome 9, Afil_fr2py, whole genome shotgun sequence genome is shown below.
gtttagtgtagcctcttttgcaggcggtgcgttttcgcttttctcaaactatgagtgtgataaaaacacgagtagcctgcgacggaggctacgtacagtgcgcacaccactaaataatgctcccactgaaacacacgtggaaatggcctatcaaaacaaaataagctacctcattcgcgtgtttcagacttataaaacacgttagccatttttgcagaatctgtgaggtatatgatgcggtattatttggtcttctttgatggcggtgtaaatagctggtcatataattcgcagtaggggatatttgctcgcgtctcggttgtcttttgctccctttttgcatttggcaacaaatgttgccaaatgctttctttcctccgcatttctttcttctggcaacatttcaaatcgctataacatccacatactaagttggattttaaccaaacttggtcagaatgaccactgaccactcccatttatggtttgtaccccaatttgacctttgaccttgattatatagttgaaaatgtgattttttcacacaaaaatactaaggcttctagacgattaagccgatttccaccaaaatattttagaagaatCCCCTACTCATGCTTCATATAGGATATacacaaataaggggtcaaaggtcatttttcttcttctggcaacatttcaaaatgagtctagcacccgtatactacatcggattttgaccaggcttggtcacaataatcactgaccacccccatttaatgttgtgtgaccatgaccctaatttgacctttgacctactcatcgtggtttaaagctggtaggacctacatttgtaggccctataggccaagtaaaattaataaggaatattttttcatacaaatacaagtaaatattttgccatagaaaaaagtcattttttaaataaatgatcgtgtctggaaattcatggaaggtaaaatcgcgaatctgtttgcccttttacgtgcatttcgatggggcttatttggtggtgtgcggccgTCAGCAATCGCCACGCCGATAACCATTTCACTGTGGGCCTGGGATAATGACGGTTCGATGCGCGAAACACCCGGGAAAAACTAAACGAAATCGTGAACTGatccgtatgacttgtttgtaacttttaagaagatatcaacgtgaggtgacgtgacgcgacgcgacgtgacgtgacgtgacgtgacgtgacgtgacgtgacgtgacgcgtgtgttagacaaaagcccTACCAagctgatgttttgcaaaacgcagcggtttaaaaaaaaaaaaaaaattgggtgccATCCTAACTCGCGACGTAAGATTGGGTAAAACACCTTTGTATACCGCCCTAAATTGAAGTGGGTCGTCCTAACACTGCCTAATaatgcctaaaaacataaaagatTGCAGAGATAATTCCTCATTGTTGTGGGGGATTTAAGTTACGTCGATTTTTCCTTGTTAGGTCGATTATGGTTTGTAGTGGAAGTTGCCTCATCTATATGCAGCGTCTGTAAACGCGTGTGTGTATGTACTCCAGCGCTTTATGTGAACATTTGCAATCTCATGCTTTTCCAACCTGTGATATGTGCACTGACGCCAATGCCCCGCAAAGTTGAACAATGGTATAATTGCTATCACATCCCAATATATGTGATAAAAGATGACAAAGTTTATTTTTCTGTTACATTTCAATTAGATAACCCACAATTTGATACCTTATTCCTCACACTGACTCACAACATAGAAACGGGTTACGTTTATCCACTGTTGAAACAAAATCACTTATTCCCAAAGCAATCAGAgttcttggtaaaaaatatgtCCCCACCCCCGCATTCTGATCTAGAGTGAAATGAAATTggcctatttcagttgaaatccatacatccctcatagaagacatgaccttaatcgcccacacagggagtgtgaatttcaaatagggttacctgaatgggtgactccatttgaaatcaacacttcctttgtgggagattaaggttatgtcttccatgaggggagtgtggattacaactggaatagcattgTAACACATAGAGATGACCATATCTCATACCTGTTTTGTTCTTGTTTCCTTTCAGCAACTGCCAAGTCCATTGATAAGTGCAGGAACACCAAGCCACAGCTTCCTGACCGTCAAAGACGTGTGTGATCGTATGCTAACTCTGGATGGCCTCGATAAACACGCCATCCCACGATACCAGGCCAGAATAGCCGAGCACAACATCAACGGCTATGTATTATTACAGTGCCAACTGGATGAACTCAGAGAAGTTCTGGGAATGACTTTTGGTGATTGGCAGCTGTTTAAGAACATGGTGTTACAGATGAGAGGCCAATCGTGCAGCTGCGCACAAACTCCTAGTGTGTCTAGTAGCGATCCGTTACAAATGGAAGGTCAGGCCAGTGGTAGCGAGGGCCAGTTGCAAGCCCCAGGGGATTATTTAAATCTTAGCTTTGAAGAACTGAGAAAAACGAACACAATGTCTACGCATAGATCATCTCAATCACTTCACAACTCCAGAGTCTCGTTAGGAACTTCGCAAAGTGAGTCGTCACGTGCAAATTCCGCGAGTGAAACGGATGAAACGTCCATCACAGGGTACTCGCAGCGACCGGGAAGCACAGGGAATCTATTAAATCGAATGGATGAGAGTACAGAGGAAGACGACAGCGTAGATAGGGAGGGTATCACACAGTTTACTGCAATAGCGTCCGATGGGGATTATAGACCACCTATGATATTAAGCAGTGCCGATGATATTGAATTGACCACAGTTGTTGTGCACCTTGAAAATAGCCCAACTGACAAAGAAATGCCAAATCCTTTGAGTCCCAAAGAAAGCTACTCAGCTCTGGAATACCAACTTTCACCGGAAGAACCCAGTACTAGCACGGCTTCGGATACCACTGTTATACGAGTTCCTGTTGGAGATCAGAACGGAGATAGCGAAAAAAGCGACGAAAGAGAGGACAAGTTTAGAAATGGCAATCATAAGCATGGCGAGAGGAAGTTAAGCGGCGAGAGGAAATCTAGTTTTCCGGCTCATTAGCGGGAGTGTGGGGAAGATTAAAGCTAAATTACGTACTAGTAGAGAAAGTCTCGAAAGAGACGAAACTGAAGGCCAGCCGCTTTTACCTCCCGAGGAAACGGATATAGACGGCCATATCAGGAGGTATAACTTAGGTGCAGAATGCCAAGGGGCTGAGGCAATGCCATTGATGCCTCATGAGCTGGATGTGTCAGTATCTAGTACTTTGAAAGACTTGGAAGAAGAGCGAAGAAAACAGCAAGCGGAAGGCAATATAATCAGTCCTATCATGAAAGCGCAGGTAGTGCGAGACATTGATCGTATGTTTGAAAATTTGCAATTGGAAATATCCCAGAAACAGAGCCAGTTGGGACAGATGGACTCGTTGTCTCCTGAACGAGGAGATGTAGAAGGAGGTCGAACACATCGCATTCCCAGAAGCCCAGTGCAAGGTGAACAACAATCGCACGACTTATCGTTATTAGCGGGCTACTCCACATTTACTCCACCTGTACGAGAACTTCAAAGTGTCCCCGAAACTGAGACACTAAGCTCATCTGACGAGAAATCCACACCGGCTCTGACAAACCCAGATACACGCCAAGCACTCCACTTGCCAGACAATCCCAATCCTCAGATATGTATGAGACAGAGGCGCTATGCAAGAACCGTCCTTATGCGCACAACTTCCCAACCCAATAGATTTTCGGACTCAAGTGTTGGGTTCCAACAAAGACAATTACAACAAAGCAGCAGTAGGACTTTAGATCAAAGTTTCGATGAGTTCATCATGCTGTCGCTGGAAGAACAGCGAAAGAGGAGAGCGCCAAATCCAAATGCTCCACACGAAGAAGTGGAACGTAGACCGGGGAGGGGGACGACGACAAGCAGCCGCTACGCCTTTCTTAGACGATCAGCTCCTTCCTTAGCACTGCAATCCATGGATGGAAACGCAGGTGTTTTTACTGTTAATATTTCCGACACTGATTCTAGTGACAGTGGGCAGGTTACACAACAAGCtcatatataaatatattctatAGTATATTGTATAGTAGATAGAACTATCTCAGGAGATTTATTCAATATCCTGATGACTAAATATtgtacatttttttcttttcttcttattttatttaataaGAGAAGAAAGCTATTCTGAGAGCTTTTTAAAAGGCTTTCTTGTAGATCTTGTTGCCTGgtgcaatattttgatgtttatgtgtcagtgtttctattttattttttttaaattttatttgtttgGTAAACAACTTTTGATAAATAGATCTCTAACAAATTTAGGACATTttaagtatgaaatattattataaatggtCTATTGATTACACAATTACATAAAATGTGTTTTGTAAAACAACATGAAATGTACTTGTTATGTAAAAGTTTGTATCATGCCAAAATTGTACagaaatattttatattaacCCAGCTGGGCCCTTTAGCCTGTGCAATGGTCTTGTTAAAGTCATGAAAAAGACTTGGTTCCCATCTGCAAACAGGGATCGCAAGTCCTTTACGAGGCCAAGCAAATAGAATAATATGTTTCTCATCTGGAAACAAATTGACATGGGCTTACTATTTGATATTTCCTGTTTTTCCGTGACTTGGCAACAATGTTTACCAGTCGTGGATGCAGCCAAAATTGATcagaaatattattattttaaataaaagttaTTTTCGCTCTAAAAGTGAtactttttataaaaattttcCTACAATGGTAACtagtaaaatcaaatcaaaatgatACTAAAAGGGAAGTGAGCAAAGATGAGAAACATAGttcattttacttggcctaaaaatggtgattttttttttgcaactaaGATGTGGACCAAGTCCTTCGTTGTGTTCATAGACCGATGCAATGTCTATTTTTTAATGTGTGACTACTATACATCAAACTATCCAGCACTGGCTGAAGGCAGACCAAGACTGGGCGATTAGTACCGACAACGATGTGACCTGGATTTATTTAATAACAAGTTGCCTCCATCTCCCAGTTCTAGATAGTCAAGTCAATACAGTCCAGATATCTCATAGTACCGACTCCTCATGTTTGAATGAAGTATTACTCGTAGTGTGGTCAAAGACCCCCCCACCCCTCTATTAAATTATATCAGTGTTTGTTTAACTAGTATATCATATCTCACCTTTAATGATGTTGCCAAGAAGTTCATACCATGGCTGTTTtttattgagaaaaaaaaaaatcatgcaatTGGTAATAGCTCGCATTGATTACAAAACTATTTGAGCTTACACTGCCTTATATTGTAGGTGAGAAAATCAGAGAGTTATTTATAGATCTTGTCAAGTTTTCTCGTAGGGCGAGATGCTGTATAATATAGATAAATTGTGAAAATGGTTCGGGACCATTCAAGTATACTAATGCAATGGTAGCTACTGTCTCCATTCAGATTTCTTATTATCATGCATGGATCTACCACTGCAATCTGTACTTGGTCAGTGaaactttcttttaaaaaaaaaaaagattctaaACGTTGGTTTTCTTGGGCAGATTTTTTGTACAGATATAATATACTTGATATGTACCCTGGAGGTATAttgtatgattattattatgataatgtttgatagtattattattattattattatcattgatcGCTTTATCCAATAGACTTTGCACACTTGTTAACCAGAAAGAGACGAGACTTGTTCTGATATGAAGTTGGGAACAGTGTATTTTTTTCCTAATTTCTGTACACATTGTCACTTCCAAAAGACTTGCTGTGATCTtctgatattgatcaatattcaaaatttgtatcaAATTACTTGATTTTTTATCTAGAATGAAATGGGCATGCACTGCACTATCCCTTTGTGGCAttgattcaaatattttgtaGATTCAATCATTCAAGGAAGTAAAGTTAGTTCTAATTTGGAATGTTAGATTTAACTGTTAACATTGTTCTTTTTTCGGATGTTATTTAATTAAAGTTacattttagtgatgtttcaccacaacactagtggtttcatcagactggcaacccatcacatctgactgtttcctttatAGGTGATGAAGGATTCACTAGATGGCCataagaagccatctggatatgcCAAAAAGACACTCTGAATAAAGGATGAGGGGGCCTATTCACTCAATAATATCTTTGACCAACTTATCATGCCCTCTGCGGCAGTTCCTGTGatttataaaaggaaacagtcacatgtgatgggttgccagtctgatgaaaccactagtgtagtggtgaaacgctTTAAGATGTGAGTCTAATAATATCTTCATTTTTTCTTGAATTGTACAGAAAGAACTATGTTCACAGCAGTTACTACTTTTGTTACCTTCAAGGCAAAAAACATGCGTTGGTCATAGAAAAACACGTTTTGGTGTCAacggcagacgacaagtttaaatttttctttaattcaaaaatttcagaattatacattctcatgaccatttttggaatcagcatgaaaaatgcattagaatgagtacaaacaagcccagtattggttcagtgattcttgagatagctcttgatattttgagaaaatatctcaaaacttgtgatttttttgttgaagcctatggttagcatgcagagcattaaggatGATGTATGTTTGGaacataatgacatattctttGCCAAAGCTTGAGTAAACACCTTTTCTCCATATATCCCAAAATGCACCATTATATGGCAGTGGTATTTTCACCTGTGATTTATTCTCATGTTCATGTTGGATTGTGCACCAAATAGGCTATCttgattgaaatccatacatcccctatgaaagacatgaattTAATCTCTCatatagggagtgtagatttcaaatggagtcacccattcaggtaaccccatttgaaattcactacctgtgtggaaaattaaggccatgtctttcataggggggttatagatttcaactggaatagcccaatattgtaaAATCACATTTCAAATGCTGGTGAAAAGATTTGGACACAAACTGCACAAAATTGGTTTCCAGATTCCGATTCTGAGAGTCAAGTCGGACAAAAAATTATATATAACTTTCTGCGTTGACAACATGAACATTGACTGATTGAGGGCATCTGTATTATATGTAACCACCATTAAATTGTGCATTATGAAATATCTGAGAAAAGGTCCATATCCAGCTTGGAAAGTGTATAATATGCGACCTAGTGCAAGTAAATGAACTTTTTAAGAGTCAATCAAATCGGATTTAATAATGCAAtattgtacatgaacaaaaaggAAAGAAGCACATTCCGCATTTCTTATCAAATGTTATGAATAATATGAACATCAGTTTTCGCAACTCACCAAATACAGTTTCATCAGTCATTATGAAGTTCTCACTTTGTTCTAAAACATTTCTAAATAAATTTGGTTCCTTGCCTTGTGTCGCATTTGAAATCAGAATTtagttgaacaaattcatcaggatcggtagaataaagtcaatcaaaaggttcttatttctgatccaacaAATTTCATTTATAATGTGTATGTTTCGATAACCACTTTGATATCTTTgtcaacactgaatgaagactgctactgtgaactggtcatccaatcacctattgattTCCTGGTGATTGACTTGGTGTTGCCAGTATATTTTTCCAGAGATGAAGGTCGATATCACCtttgtcacatttttgatgaactgCTACATCCAACAGGAAAAAAATCAACTTGCAACACCAAGTCAATCACCAAGAaatcaataggtgattggatgaccagttcTCAAGTAGCAGTCTTCATTTAGTGTTGACAAAGATAACagagtggttatcgaaacgtacacatTAAGtccaatttattggatcagaaataagaaccttaTGAATGACTGTAAACAAAATTGCAATAGGCACCATCAGCCTTGTTTACTCTTGTTGGATCACATACATGAAGGTGGCAAATAGCTTAGCCTAGCTGCACAATAGACTCAACATTTTGATAAAAACCAATGAACCTAATGCTTATTCTACTTGTTTTTGTATACAATTAAAGTAATGCTTTTCATGCTATTGTTATCATATTTATTAACATTTCATGTTTTTTACTGTTTGAAGACGGTGGAATAATTCAATAAACTTGTGAGAATACTTCTTGAATACAAATGTCAGACTAAAATATGTAAGAATACCTCATTTTAACCAGATCAACAAAGACAATCAAGACAGTTGTAATGTTacccaaaaatgtttttaaagaaaataaacagTTTGAGAGTGcattgaaataataaaaaaaaaccctttttgtgAGCATCACATATCCAAAGACCTCGCTTAAATAACCTTTGTTTTCAGACACAATGGCAAGAGTATGATCGATGTCAAGGTCAAGAGGAAAATTGTCTGggtgtcctccacaacttttctGGGGTAGGAACATTAGGGCGGGAAGAACTTTAATGTAAtatgtttttaaaagattttgtaATCACAATGATACCTAGTAAGATGTGAATAAGGATATTGCAATTTTACATCATTCATTTGTGTTTTAAACCAATTTAgaaattgaatttttaaaatcGTTTTAAAATCTTTTAATCATAAGTTTAAAATGCAAATATTCTGaaaggaaaatgtttttttttttttcaggtataTCAAAATTAGGGTATATATTCCTAAATTCTGTGCAGAAGATTTTTAGGCCATTCTTGTTTGTACtggaaagacaaaaaaaatcttgttttcaaaatttggtgTGGGTGGAGGATAACCAAACAACTTTCTTTGAcctgatgggctattccagaaattaattgcACCCCTTCCCCCCCAAAGAAGACTGATTTCCAACAAATTTAGCTTGTGTTCTCAGTgggaataagccaaatcggcattggaagtttgcaatgcattgtaggacagtttttgcagttttaggacactttgtcctttgacctttcaggaaattcagaaatattgggtttttgtacgtacaaaatataatctaaaatgttttacaatatttaaaacaaatataaaaaatattagtgttttataaattaattatttggtatttttaatgatcaaaattgtgacaataataagaaaattaataatgatTACGTAAactttcccgatatgtcagaggtcaaagtgtcctaaaactgctctcaaaaaccggaagttagaatggcgattgggcttattccccAGAAAAATCCTCATTTACCCCAAAATGTATCATGTTCATTTCAAATGACTAAAGAAGGCGTGGCATTTCCCAAaactttttgtgacattttaccTGTTCCCTGGGAAATCCCAATTTTTCAATGGAAATCCTCCCAAACTGGGAATTCACATTTTTTCCCAAGGAAATTCTGGTCTGGGAATTCCTGAGGTTTTTAAAGTAAAACTTTACTTACCTTGGGGTGCAGTTAATTTCAGGAATAACCCAATGTTTGTTAATTTGAAATATGCCTCTTGGATTTAGTATCAAATGTTGTGGTGTCATCAAGCTAATTGTGTCAATTATGAAGCAAAATCAAGGaacatttattttttcatttcctATTCTGTGACAGGATTTAATACGTTTAAAACTACTTTGAAATTGAACTAATGGTTCCTAGAGATTGCTCTCTTTTTTGGCAGAAAAACTTGAACtgcaaaagaatttgaacacttttatGAGACATTGTGTGGTGTTGCAGAAACAGTAAACGAGACAAGAATTTAAACACATTTGttcatatttcaaaatcaattttgatGATAACAACTCATTTTGATTACTTACTTCACATTTTTGCAGCCTATTTGCCAGATTTTTCCACTTCAAATGCATATTTTTGAGAAGCCAAGATCCAAAGCAAGCATAGTGTTAGTAAATATTTGTTATCCCTCCTCTTGACTTTATGTAGCACAAAGTACTAAATCTAACCAGAACATtttgtcattgggcaggaaaaagctcctatgtgcttttggcccctgagcatgtttaaaataaaactgccaacaggttacataggaggttttgctttaagcatgttcaggggccaatggcaCATATGCTTTTCCTGCCCAGCGACGATGAGTTGTAACAAGTCACCAAAAAACAGCTCAATATCAGTTGTTTAGCCTAATTGgagtattctagttgaaatccacacaccccatgtaagacatgaccttaatctcccacgcaggaTACAGATTTTAAATGGTGtgccccattcaggtaaccccacttgcaATTCCCACTGTCTGTGTGGGAGACTGAAGTCAAgacttccataggtgtatggatttcaactggaatagcgcattgcaGCTCAATCcctctatagccaaaataataaattctcgatcacgagagccaacttgggaacgcacagttatttgcgccgagcgtactacgcaaagaccggcgcttacggcgcaaacacagcttttgagaattgactaatcacacggtcgttgctaggcaaggtcaaggttcggtcatgcaggtcgcgcgatcatgttattctatgaaaaatacgctgacgcagaaggtacatcctctcatgatcgagaatttattattttggctatagtcgaTGCACAATTTCCGTGAGTTTTGGATATCACTTGAGTTGGCCTCATCATTTTACTGAGAGTCACAGGTCATTCTGTCagtcggcatgacgtcacttgcaaaGATCA
Proteins encoded:
- the LOC140160607 gene encoding LOW QUALITY PROTEIN: uncharacterized protein (The sequence of the model RefSeq protein was modified relative to this genomic sequence to represent the inferred CDS: inserted 3 bases in 2 codons) → MPLMPHELDVSVSSTLKDLEEERRKQQAEGNIISPIMKAQVVRDIDRMFENLQLEISQKQSQLGQMDSLSPERGDVEGGRTHRIPRSPVQGEQQSHDLSLLAGYSTFTPPVRELQSVPETETLSSSDEKSTPXSDKPRYTPSTPLARQSQSSDMYETEALXARTVLMRTTSQPNRFSDSSVGFQQRQLQQSSSRTLDQSFDEFIMLSLEEQRKRRAPNPNAPHEEVERRPGRGTTTSSRYAFLRRSAPSLALQSMDGNAGVFTVNISDTDSSDSGQVTQQAHI